Proteins encoded in a region of the Candidatus Paracaedibacteraceae bacterium genome:
- a CDS encoding glutamate--tRNA ligase, with translation MTIKVRFAPSPTGLLHIGNARAALINWLFVRSHQLQGQDAHFLLRQDDTDLERSKDEFAEAIKQDLAWLGVTHDSFFKQSERFVRYDEIKQQLIDSGRLYPCYETPEELDFKRKRQMGRGEPPIYDRGALKLTADEIAAYEAEGRRPHWRFKLLPEDIKWADLIRGETSFHGANLSDPVLVRADGAYLYTLTSVVDDVDTNITHILRGEDHVTNTAVQIQLFEALGRDSKTIHFGHTTLLMDVDGSPLSKRLGSLSLRSLRDMGIEPMSINCLLARLGTSQPVEAKYSLDELAAGFDLSTFSRTPPRFDMSDLENLNRKIYQVWPYAALQHKLKDLKAEGISEQIWNLIKGNISTLDELTQWQQVFFGDISNSADDKDYLAIALTLLPSEPWTIETWSNWTGAIKAKTGRKGRELFMPLRQALTGFDHGPEMKEILPLLGEDLVRKRLGE, from the coding sequence ATGACAATAAAAGTTCGTTTTGCTCCTAGTCCGACAGGACTTCTTCATATCGGAAATGCCCGTGCAGCCTTAATTAATTGGTTATTTGTTCGATCCCATCAATTGCAAGGACAGGATGCGCATTTTCTGTTGCGCCAAGATGACACAGACCTTGAGCGGTCAAAGGATGAATTTGCTGAGGCAATCAAGCAAGATCTGGCGTGGTTGGGGGTAACCCATGATAGTTTCTTTAAACAGTCAGAACGGTTTGTACGATATGATGAGATCAAGCAGCAACTGATTGATTCAGGGCGTCTTTATCCCTGTTATGAAACGCCCGAGGAATTAGATTTTAAACGCAAACGTCAAATGGGACGAGGCGAGCCACCTATTTATGATCGTGGTGCATTGAAACTAACGGCAGATGAAATTGCTGCTTATGAGGCTGAAGGACGTCGACCCCATTGGCGATTTAAGCTATTGCCCGAAGACATTAAATGGGCAGACTTAATCCGCGGGGAAACATCATTCCACGGAGCAAACCTTAGCGACCCCGTTTTAGTTCGAGCCGACGGAGCTTATTTATATACGTTGACCTCCGTTGTTGATGACGTAGATACCAATATTACACATATCTTGCGCGGGGAAGACCATGTGACCAATACGGCTGTTCAAATTCAGTTGTTTGAAGCGTTAGGTCGAGATTCAAAGACAATCCATTTTGGTCATACAACATTGTTGATGGATGTGGATGGCAGTCCCTTGTCCAAGCGTCTTGGTTCATTGAGTTTACGTAGTCTTCGTGATATGGGCATTGAGCCTATGTCCATTAATTGTTTGCTTGCCCGATTGGGGACGTCGCAACCTGTTGAAGCCAAGTACAGTTTGGATGAATTGGCGGCCGGATTTGACCTTTCAACGTTTAGCCGTACGCCACCGCGTTTTGATATGTCTGATCTGGAAAATTTAAATCGTAAGATTTACCAAGTTTGGCCGTACGCTGCACTTCAGCATAAATTAAAAGATTTGAAGGCTGAGGGAATTTCGGAACAGATTTGGAATTTGATCAAAGGGAATATCTCAACATTGGACGAGCTAACACAATGGCAACAAGTGTTTTTTGGAGATATTTCAAACAGTGCGGATGACAAAGACTATTTAGCGATTGCCTTGACGCTATTACCATCTGAACCATGGACAATTGAAACTTGGTCTAACTGGACGGGTGCGATTAAGGCTAAAACAGGCCGCAAGGGGCGTGAACTCTTTATGCCATTGCGACAAGCGCTCACCGGGTTTGATCATGGACCAGAAATGAAGGAAATTTTACCGTTGTTAGGTGAGGACTTAGTTCGAAAAAGATTGGGTGAGTAG
- the cysS gene encoding cysteine--tRNA ligase has translation MLKIYNTLTRQKETFTPQNLDHIGMYVCGPTVYDYAHIGNARPVVVFDILARVLRRVYPKVTYVRNITDVDDKINAASKASGEPIRVITERTTRAYNEDMAALGAYEPDVTPRATEHIPEMIAMIEQLIEHGHAYAAEGHVLFAVKTFADYGKLSRRNQDELLAGARVEVAPYKRDAGDFVLWKPSDDETPGWDSPWGRGRPGWHIECSAMSEKYLGKTFDIHGGGIDLSFPHHENELAQSCCANRTEYFARYWMHNGHLTVNGEKMSKSLGNFYTVRELRQEFTGEALRYMLMSAHYRQPLDLSKDLIRQCQSSLDRLYGALRGVALMSANVDSQVIEALQDDLNVPIALARLHELASLINKSEFLEEKTQLASTLKASAYLLGILQQDPEVWFQGNIDDAAEIEDLIAQRKAARLAKNFAESDRIRDELTARGIILEDSAKGTTWRRG, from the coding sequence ATGCTAAAAATATACAATACACTAACACGTCAAAAAGAAACGTTCACACCACAAAACCTCGACCATATCGGTATGTATGTTTGTGGGCCGACAGTCTATGATTACGCGCATATTGGGAATGCTCGTCCCGTTGTTGTTTTTGATATTTTAGCACGGGTTTTGCGCAGGGTGTATCCCAAGGTTACGTATGTGCGCAACATTACGGATGTGGATGATAAGATTAACGCTGCTTCTAAGGCATCAGGAGAGCCGATTCGCGTCATTACAGAACGAACAACACGGGCTTATAATGAAGACATGGCTGCATTAGGTGCTTATGAACCGGATGTAACCCCGCGTGCAACCGAGCATATCCCCGAGATGATTGCGATGATTGAGCAATTGATCGAGCATGGCCATGCCTACGCTGCCGAAGGACATGTTTTGTTTGCTGTTAAAACTTTTGCTGACTATGGTAAGTTATCCCGTCGTAATCAGGATGAGTTGTTAGCCGGGGCTCGAGTCGAAGTAGCACCCTATAAACGGGATGCCGGAGATTTTGTTTTGTGGAAACCATCTGATGATGAAACCCCGGGTTGGGATAGTCCGTGGGGCAGGGGGCGCCCAGGGTGGCACATTGAATGTTCTGCCATGAGTGAGAAATATCTCGGGAAAACCTTTGATATTCACGGCGGTGGCATTGATTTGTCTTTTCCTCATCATGAAAATGAGTTGGCCCAAAGTTGCTGTGCCAATAGGACAGAATATTTTGCGCGATACTGGATGCACAACGGTCATTTGACCGTTAATGGCGAGAAAATGTCCAAATCCTTAGGCAATTTCTATACGGTTCGTGAGTTGCGTCAGGAATTCACAGGTGAGGCGTTGCGTTATATGCTCATGAGTGCTCATTATCGTCAACCGCTTGATCTATCAAAAGATCTGATTCGGCAGTGCCAGTCAAGTTTAGATCGACTGTATGGTGCCTTAAGAGGTGTGGCGCTTATGAGTGCTAATGTTGACTCTCAGGTTATTGAAGCCTTACAGGATGATTTGAATGTGCCGATTGCTTTAGCGCGCTTGCATGAATTAGCAAGCTTGATTAATAAATCTGAATTCCTTGAAGAAAAAACGCAACTTGCATCAACGCTCAAAGCATCTGCTTATCTATTGGGAATTTTGCAACAAGATCCTGAGGTTTGGTTTCAAGGTAATATTGACGATGCTGCAGAAATTGAGGATTTAATTGCTCAACGTAAGGCTGCCCGTTTGGCTAAGAATTTCGCTGAATCTGATCGTATTCGGGATGAGCTTACCGCACGCGGGATTATTCTTGAAGATTCTGCAAAGGGTACCACGTGGCGCCGAGGCTAA
- a CDS encoding bifunctional folylpolyglutamate synthase/dihydrofolate synthase: MISKTQIPDTIDLTLGRVTQALNRLGDPHLSMPPVIHVAGTNGKGSTIAFLRAILEGEGKRVHVYTSPHLVRVNERIVIAGQQITDDLLDEFSHEVKSVAPDLSYFEHLTCVAFLAFSRMPADYVVMEVGLGGRLDATNVVNPIVCVITSISLDHQDYLGNTVAQITREKAGIIKNGKPVVLAKQFYPEVRDVVIEIADHLDCLLIDAPTINKTTLGLVGDHQYDNAATAVCVAQILLGDKDYTAHLRNAHWRGRLQQLSKKPDIWVDGAHNEEGVRVLVQELLKWRASGVCLVLCMAQLSNRSHDIVSPALNLADEVIHINMQQGDRFHPKPDFVEKSFTCEQALLHFKEDAYNNTRILFMGSLYMVGEILKTWEYSDGCNK, translated from the coding sequence ATGATCTCTAAAACACAAATTCCTGATACTATAGACCTAACTCTGGGTCGAGTGACTCAAGCTCTTAACCGACTTGGTGACCCTCATTTGTCGATGCCTCCGGTTATTCATGTTGCTGGTACCAACGGGAAGGGGTCAACAATTGCTTTTCTTAGAGCGATTTTAGAGGGGGAGGGGAAACGAGTCCATGTTTACACGTCGCCTCATTTAGTTCGGGTTAATGAGCGAATTGTGATTGCAGGGCAACAAATTACTGATGATTTATTGGATGAATTTTCTCATGAAGTCAAGTCAGTAGCCCCTGATCTAAGCTATTTTGAACACCTGACTTGCGTTGCATTTTTAGCTTTTTCAAGAATGCCGGCTGATTATGTGGTGATGGAGGTTGGTCTTGGCGGACGTTTGGATGCAACCAATGTTGTCAATCCCATTGTTTGTGTGATTACATCTATATCTTTGGATCATCAAGATTATCTCGGCAATACTGTTGCACAAATAACCCGCGAGAAAGCCGGAATTATTAAAAATGGCAAACCTGTCGTTCTTGCTAAACAATTCTATCCAGAAGTGCGTGATGTGGTTATAGAAATTGCTGACCATTTGGACTGTCTTTTGATCGATGCGCCTACAATTAACAAAACAACTTTGGGACTCGTAGGGGATCATCAATATGATAATGCAGCAACAGCAGTTTGTGTTGCTCAGATTCTGTTGGGTGATAAAGATTACACCGCTCATTTGCGAAATGCACATTGGCGAGGTCGTCTGCAGCAGTTATCGAAGAAACCTGATATTTGGGTAGACGGGGCCCATAATGAAGAGGGTGTGCGTGTGTTGGTACAGGAGTTACTTAAATGGAGAGCTTCTGGTGTGTGTTTAGTTTTATGTATGGCTCAGCTATCTAATAGATCGCATGATATCGTGAGCCCAGCTCTAAATTTGGCGGATGAGGTTATTCATATCAATATGCAGCAAGGGGATCGTTTTCACCCGAAGCCTGATTTTGTAGAAAAGTCGTTTACCTGTGAACAAGCACTTTTACATTTTAAAGAAGATGCGTACAATAACACTAGAATCTTATTCATGGGATCCCTATATATGGTGGGCGAGATTCTTAAAACATGGGAGTATTCAGATGGTTGCAACAAATAA
- a CDS encoding AAA family ATPase has protein sequence MKKIFIPITLTATLSSIVLANEPPLNEDDINYYRHPMGDMTDDSGYTPEDDEDYRLPPPIDPPYTTRSKKRRAEQPPEEDIAPPVKRAKIEIDGIPFPEAIYRELTQYTIGQDDAMRSLSIFIHTHLINTKINDSKDHLETPPSRPMEKSNILMLGPTGCGKTSTLEVLARYLGTPLVIGNATEWTSQGYIGRKWQDIFEDLWSSAQTHISKDNELHSQKEIQETAEKSIVFIDEIDKLCPGLEGKDLDVISRVQEELLPVIQGTRVKLKNGVELDTSGILFLAGGAFSGLTTDKKAQNKITTYDLHMYGMSPELAGRLTNIVQFSPLEKKHLVDIITKSKHSFMSQFIFKFKVAYGIDLSFSEGAIHHIADMASQQLTGARAINIMINRIMEDILFNLADYIDKPLVITKQMAEHSLKSFIPPKKEGPPLSMYS, from the coding sequence ATGAAAAAAATCTTTATCCCTATCACTCTAACGGCAACTTTATCATCCATAGTTCTAGCCAATGAGCCCCCTTTAAATGAGGATGATATTAATTATTATCGACATCCCATGGGTGATATGACCGATGATTCTGGCTACACACCGGAAGATGACGAAGATTACCGGTTGCCACCGCCAATAGATCCCCCATATACAACGCGCAGTAAAAAGCGGAGAGCAGAACAACCACCTGAAGAAGATATAGCTCCACCCGTAAAACGTGCTAAAATTGAGATTGACGGCATCCCCTTCCCTGAAGCTATTTATAGGGAACTGACTCAATATACAATTGGTCAAGACGATGCTATGCGATCATTGAGTATTTTTATCCATACCCATCTTATCAATACAAAGATTAATGACAGCAAGGACCACCTCGAAACACCACCATCACGGCCCATGGAGAAATCCAACATTCTCATGTTAGGACCAACAGGGTGTGGCAAGACATCAACGCTAGAAGTCTTAGCACGCTATCTTGGCACTCCACTGGTGATTGGTAATGCAACAGAATGGACATCACAAGGCTATATCGGCCGAAAATGGCAAGACATTTTTGAAGATCTTTGGTCAAGCGCCCAAACTCATATCAGCAAAGATAACGAACTCCACAGCCAAAAGGAAATACAAGAAACCGCAGAAAAATCAATTGTTTTTATTGATGAGATTGATAAACTTTGCCCCGGACTAGAAGGTAAGGATCTCGATGTCATCAGCCGCGTTCAAGAAGAATTACTCCCTGTCATCCAAGGAACAAGAGTGAAGCTAAAAAATGGGGTTGAACTTGATACATCTGGCATCTTATTCCTTGCAGGCGGTGCCTTTTCTGGATTAACAACGGACAAAAAAGCACAAAATAAAATCACAACATACGATCTCCACATGTACGGCATGTCCCCCGAACTCGCAGGTCGCTTAACAAATATCGTTCAATTTTCCCCTCTAGAGAAAAAGCATTTGGTCGATATTATCACAAAATCTAAACATTCGTTTATGAGTCAGTTCATCTTTAAGTTTAAAGTAGCGTATGGTATTGATTTGAGTTTTAGTGAGGGCGCAATTCATCATATTGCGGACATGGCATCACAGCAATTAACAGGGGCTCGTGCCATAAATATTATGATCAACAGAATCATGGAAGACATTCTGTTTAACCTTGCAGACTATATAGATAAACCGTTAGTTATCACCAAACAAATGGCAGAGCATTCCCTTAAAAGTTTCATTCCTCCTAAAAAAGAGGGGCCTCCTCTCAGTATGTATAGCTAA
- a CDS encoding RNA methyltransferase, with the protein MITFILHEPQLPENLGATARAMANFGFAELRVVAPHCDRLDPTAIAMSVGADSILESATVFESLDDAVADLNWLYGTCATQRHLIKEYLPIRQASQRIQTHSGNVGVLFGPERTGLSNEILARCHGVIQIPVNPEFSSMNLAQAMVIIAYELSQYPRQSDVIFNTGETCPAPQGQLQAFLTYLEEELDAVDYWRVPSKKALMKQNLENIFTRLQVTEQDIRSLWGMIDRLRGR; encoded by the coding sequence GTGATTACCTTTATCCTCCATGAACCGCAATTGCCAGAAAACCTTGGGGCAACAGCTCGGGCGATGGCTAATTTTGGCTTTGCCGAGCTGCGTGTTGTGGCACCTCACTGTGATCGTCTCGATCCAACGGCAATCGCTATGTCTGTGGGGGCTGATTCCATTTTAGAGTCAGCCACGGTCTTTGAAAGCTTAGACGATGCGGTGGCTGATCTGAATTGGCTTTATGGAACCTGTGCGACTCAGCGTCATTTAATCAAAGAATATCTACCAATTCGCCAAGCGAGCCAGCGCATTCAAACACACTCCGGTAATGTAGGTGTGTTGTTCGGACCTGAGAGAACCGGGTTGTCGAATGAAATTTTGGCACGGTGTCATGGGGTGATTCAGATCCCTGTGAATCCAGAGTTCTCATCTATGAATTTAGCACAAGCGATGGTGATTATTGCTTACGAGCTTAGCCAATATCCAAGACAATCAGATGTTATATTCAATACAGGTGAGACATGTCCAGCGCCCCAAGGACAACTTCAAGCTTTTTTGACTTATTTAGAAGAAGAATTGGATGCTGTCGACTATTGGCGCGTTCCTTCAAAAAAGGCCTTGATGAAACAAAACCTTGAGAATATCTTTACACGGTTACAGGTAACCGAACAAGATATTCGGTCTTTATGGGGTATGATTGATCGGTTGCGAGGAAGATAA
- a CDS encoding thymidine kinase gives MAKLYFYYSAMNAGKTTTLLQSSYNYRERGMNTLLFTADIDDRFGHGKIASRIGLSSDAFVYKNDFNFFEFIESKKKVTPNLKCILVDEAQFLSKDQVRQLCDVVDHLKLPVLTYGIRSDFQGELFPGSYYLLALADELIEIKTICHCGRKATMNARMNANGEFITEGEQVEIAGNERYISLCREHFHKGQVQPESHCVIGMRVA, from the coding sequence GTGGCTAAATTATATTTTTATTACTCTGCGATGAATGCAGGGAAGACAACAACGCTTTTGCAATCCAGTTATAACTATCGTGAGCGGGGTATGAATACCCTGCTTTTTACCGCCGATATTGATGATCGGTTTGGCCACGGGAAAATTGCGTCACGGATCGGGTTGTCTTCGGATGCTTTTGTTTATAAAAATGACTTTAATTTTTTTGAGTTTATTGAGTCTAAGAAGAAGGTTACGCCTAATCTTAAGTGTATCTTGGTGGATGAGGCTCAGTTTTTGAGTAAAGATCAGGTTCGCCAACTTTGTGATGTTGTTGATCATTTAAAACTCCCTGTTTTGACTTATGGTATTCGATCCGACTTTCAAGGGGAACTTTTTCCCGGGAGTTATTATTTATTAGCCCTGGCTGATGAGTTAATCGAAATTAAAACAATTTGTCATTGTGGACGTAAAGCAACGATGAATGCCCGAATGAATGCCAATGGCGAATTTATCACCGAGGGTGAACAAGTTGAGATTGCCGGTAATGAACGCTATATCTCTTTATGTCGAGAACATTTTCATAAGGGGCAGGTTCAACCGGAAAGCCATTGTGTTATTGGAATGCGGGTTGCTTAA
- a CDS encoding ETC complex I subunit → MSYARIYSPPKTAMQQGSAKTGFWVLEYNNCDAKYYDPIMGWTGSLSTEHQVSVEFKTLEAALTFAKSIGLTPIIEQPHARKIQKKSYADNFRHDRPRG, encoded by the coding sequence ATGTCATACGCACGAATTTATTCTCCACCAAAAACAGCAATGCAACAAGGCTCAGCAAAAACAGGATTCTGGGTTTTGGAATATAATAATTGTGATGCAAAATACTATGATCCGATCATGGGGTGGACGGGAAGCCTATCCACGGAGCATCAAGTCTCTGTTGAGTTTAAGACGTTAGAGGCGGCTTTGACTTTTGCCAAAAGTATTGGCCTAACACCGATTATAGAGCAGCCCCACGCTCGTAAGATTCAAAAAAAATCTTATGCTGATAACTTTCGCCACGATCGCCCAAGAGGTTAA
- the parE gene encoding DNA topoisomerase IV subunit B produces the protein MSDLFRGATAVAVKSEYTAKDIEVLEGLEPVRKRPGMYIGGTDEKAMHHLVAEVLDNSMDEAVAGHANRIEICLEVNNIVSIKDNGRGIPTDPHPKFPELSALEVIFTTLHSGGKFNSNVYETSGGLHGVGISVVNALSDYVEVQVARSRQAWRQTFSQGKPTSALTADEGMTNWRGTNVRFHPDPEIFGDIQFKAKTLYDLAKSKAYLFKGVEINWWCDPSLLSDDSPVPQSAKIHYPKGLEDYLQSALEGQERLAEDIFSGEGAFASGAGKVEWAITWLTAPGEDGWASTFCNTVPTPLGGTHESGFRQAITRSIKEYADRVGNRRVSQITADDVCGSAAIVLSCFIPQPQFQGQTKEKLVSVEATRLVDTAVKDRFDHWLGSFPQHANALLEHILTRVDERLRRRQAKEVARASATKRLRLPGKLADCTSNDADICEIFLVEGDSAGGSAKQARNRNTQAVLPLRGKILNVASATIDKMRANQEISDLILALGCGFGRDCDPDKLRYAKVVIMTDADVDGAHIASLLLTFFFREMRAIIDNGNVYLAQPPLYRITHGGKTFYAQNDAEKDKVIKTQFKNATKVEVGRFKGLGEMLPAQLRDTTMNPEKRTLQRVIVLPEENLEDFVDRLMGKNPEARYNFIYENAALIDDVDL, from the coding sequence ATGTCTGATTTGTTTCGTGGTGCGACAGCTGTCGCCGTAAAATCTGAATATACTGCTAAGGATATCGAAGTCCTGGAAGGGCTCGAGCCTGTCCGTAAGCGACCTGGTATGTATATTGGTGGGACGGATGAAAAGGCTATGCACCATTTGGTTGCTGAAGTTCTTGATAACTCTATGGACGAAGCTGTGGCTGGTCATGCAAACCGGATTGAGATTTGTCTTGAAGTAAACAATATCGTCTCAATCAAAGACAACGGGCGGGGAATTCCGACAGATCCTCATCCTAAATTCCCAGAATTATCTGCTCTTGAAGTTATTTTTACGACACTCCATTCGGGTGGTAAGTTCAATAGTAATGTTTACGAAACATCGGGCGGTTTACATGGTGTCGGTATTTCTGTTGTGAACGCTTTGTCTGATTATGTAGAAGTTCAAGTAGCGCGGTCGCGTCAAGCTTGGCGACAAACTTTTTCTCAGGGTAAGCCAACATCAGCCTTAACGGCGGATGAAGGGATGACCAACTGGCGTGGAACAAATGTCCGCTTTCATCCGGACCCTGAGATTTTTGGTGACATTCAATTTAAGGCTAAGACGCTTTATGATTTGGCTAAGTCAAAAGCTTATTTGTTCAAGGGCGTTGAAATTAACTGGTGGTGCGATCCATCTTTACTGTCCGACGATTCTCCCGTTCCGCAATCTGCTAAGATTCATTATCCAAAGGGGCTTGAGGATTATTTGCAGTCTGCTCTTGAAGGGCAAGAAAGATTGGCTGAAGATATTTTCTCAGGTGAAGGTGCTTTTGCAAGTGGTGCCGGTAAGGTTGAATGGGCGATTACATGGTTGACGGCCCCGGGTGAAGATGGTTGGGCGTCCACTTTTTGTAATACGGTTCCAACACCGCTGGGTGGAACACATGAATCAGGATTTCGTCAAGCAATAACACGTTCGATCAAAGAATATGCTGATCGTGTCGGAAATCGTCGTGTCAGCCAGATTACAGCAGATGATGTGTGTGGATCTGCCGCTATTGTCCTATCCTGCTTTATCCCGCAACCCCAATTCCAAGGGCAAACAAAAGAAAAACTTGTTTCTGTTGAGGCGACTCGACTGGTCGATACAGCTGTAAAAGATCGTTTTGATCATTGGTTGGGTAGTTTTCCGCAACATGCCAATGCTTTGTTGGAGCATATATTAACGCGTGTAGACGAACGTTTGCGTCGCCGTCAAGCAAAAGAGGTTGCGCGTGCCAGTGCGACAAAGCGCTTGCGTTTGCCGGGAAAATTGGCGGATTGTACCTCAAATGATGCGGATATTTGTGAAATCTTTTTGGTTGAGGGGGACTCGGCCGGTGGATCTGCTAAGCAAGCCCGTAATCGTAACACGCAGGCAGTTTTGCCGTTGCGTGGTAAGATCTTGAACGTGGCCTCAGCAACGATTGATAAAATGCGAGCAAATCAGGAAATTTCTGATCTAATTCTTGCTTTGGGCTGTGGTTTTGGTCGGGACTGTGATCCGGATAAGCTTCGTTATGCTAAAGTTGTGATCATGACTGACGCGGACGTTGATGGGGCACATATTGCGTCCTTGTTATTAACATTCTTCTTCCGTGAAATGCGTGCCATTATCGATAATGGCAATGTATATTTAGCGCAACCGCCTTTGTACAGAATTACCCATGGTGGGAAGACATTTTATGCCCAGAATGATGCAGAAAAAGATAAGGTTATAAAGACTCAATTTAAGAATGCGACAAAAGTAGAAGTTGGTCGCTTTAAGGGGTTGGGTGAAATGTTGCCGGCACAGTTGCGCGATACAACTATGAACCCGGAGAAGCGTACCCTGCAACGGGTCATCGTCTTGCCAGAAGAGAATCTTGAGGATTTTGTGGATCGCTTGATGGGTAAAAACCCAGAAGCCCGCTATAACTTCATCTATGAAAATGCTGCGTTGATTGACGATGTTGATTTATAA
- a CDS encoding TlpA family protein disulfide reductase, producing MVATNKSFWAGVILSPLLIAVIWLAANKPKVELSQPQPAVATFDFIPTTDKVILPTASFEKLSLVDGTTSTVTFAELSDKPMVIHYWATWCGACVEEMPALAKFAEQNSDHIRFVIIASDHSGGREVKAYCDKNGIKNIDVYLDKKGTVLKEQGVKALPTTVFAGADQTEAGRVVGAIDWSGQSGTIIQGYLTKGA from the coding sequence ATGGTTGCAACAAATAAATCTTTTTGGGCTGGTGTCATTTTGTCACCATTGTTAATTGCTGTAATTTGGTTGGCGGCAAATAAACCTAAAGTTGAGTTGTCTCAGCCACAGCCGGCTGTTGCAACATTTGATTTCATTCCAACAACAGATAAAGTTATTTTGCCAACGGCTTCTTTTGAAAAGCTGAGCCTTGTTGATGGTACAACTTCCACTGTGACGTTTGCTGAACTTTCTGATAAACCAATGGTTATTCACTATTGGGCAACATGGTGTGGGGCTTGTGTTGAAGAAATGCCTGCTCTTGCAAAATTTGCTGAACAGAATTCCGATCATATCCGTTTTGTTATTATCGCGAGTGACCATTCCGGTGGCCGAGAGGTAAAGGCTTACTGTGATAAGAATGGAATTAAAAATATTGATGTTTATCTTGATAAGAAAGGTACTGTTTTGAAGGAGCAGGGAGTTAAAGCACTTCCCACCACGGTTTTTGCCGGTGCTGATCAAACTGAGGCAGGTCGCGTTGTGGGTGCTATTGATTGGTCTGGTCAATCAGGTACAATTATTCAGGGGTATTTAACTAAGGGTGCTTAG